A DNA window from Brassica napus cultivar Da-Ae chromosome C1, Da-Ae, whole genome shotgun sequence contains the following coding sequences:
- the LOC106386471 gene encoding GATA transcription factor 29-like translates to MENELDLTLRLSLPSPTVETHLSLNTLTTDQGNNFESNRRDNNDVGEIRGRRHILWNNDESTNDHEGGRKNVDVNIQYYNLIFNHFAGVGETLNFEPFPMQPSPAPVPETPTGSDYVLIDVPAKRAQRNSLTFKNAVDAHAILGRRWGCSGACTARRINEMRKCTNMNCKAINTPMWRKGPLGPKASSLSYLKIFNLLTMFE, encoded by the exons ATGGAGAACGAATTGGATTTAACACTGCGGTTGAGTCTGCCAAGTCCTACTGTTGAGACACATCTGAGCTTAAACACTCTCACCACTGATCAG GGGAACAACTTCGAAAGTAACCGCCGAGACAACAACGATGTCGGTGAGATTCGTGGCCGCCGTCACATTCTTTGGAACAACGATGAATCGACCAACGACCACGAAGGTGGGAGAAAGAACGTCGACGTCAATATCCAATACTACAACTTAATCTTCAACCACTTCGCCGGCGTCGGCGAGACCTTGAACTTTGAACCTTTCCCGATGCAACCATCTCCGGCTCCTGTGCCGGAGACTCCTACGGGAAGTGACTATGTGCTGATTGATGTCCCTGCTAAGAGAGCTCAACGTAACTCTTTAACGTTTAAAAACGCTGTGGACGCTCATGCGATTCTAGGGCGGCGTTGGGGCTGCAGCGGCGCCTGTACAGCAAGAAGGATTAACGAGATGAGGAAGTGTACGAACATGAACTGCAAGGCAATTAACACTCCTATGTGGCGAAAGGGTCCTCTTGGTCCCAAGGCAAGTTCATTATCTTATCTCAAAATCTTTAACTTATTAACCATGTTCGAATAA